A part of Oncorhynchus gorbuscha isolate QuinsamMale2020 ecotype Even-year linkage group LG09, OgorEven_v1.0, whole genome shotgun sequence genomic DNA contains:
- the LOC124044069 gene encoding E3 SUMO-protein ligase RanBP2-like isoform X4, whose product MFLRKFRTYLSKIYNANADDMDKLPVSMEEVMDLLNDVNQQLGEIGEAMDEEGRPVHFSPQFTEPAASVAHIKFSPLTPSPSKSFVPSSKIHMTPPHWAEHQKSLLQMLCQQVEALKNEVHDLRHNSSDSMASPHQRMYGDGYGAESMQEGYPPTQTFHVAPLTVATTQAPSMYFNQSPAYNSGQYLLRPAANVTPTKAPVYGVNRLPPQQHMYTYQQPTNTPPLQSTPACIYPPQDQVFGTPLHFESPATSLLSPYSEEYYGHSQPTTNPPLPEPGYFTKPSVVPVQPPKSIEGKPVDFGKIAFGQQVPAEPLKVPGFGAGVVAQSTPSSAAFKFNSNFKSNDGDFTFKAKNSENLLGLLTSDIPTKSEGPSEVEPPSQGGIFSFGTKSMAGFSFSDAAQSRDKPNLFEKIEQPFSFTDQTKPVFGLENTAVEKGPESDNDSTHVEEDEDGPHFEPIVPLPDKVDVKTGEEEEEEMFCNRSKLFRFDAETKEWKERGIGIVKILKHNTSGKVRLLMRREQVLKICANHYITPDMLLKPIAGSDKSWVWNAIDYADEEPRPEQLAIRYKTADEALLFKTKFEEAQKIVPKSPEKLQDQPDRKATSPNSSAPQVTNFAAQFAKKDGEWHCNVCYVRNAATIMQCVACQTANPNSLSETDSKLATETKGFTSEAASVRGFTFGFGADLSKDTSSAGSIGKGFGAFGAQIPSSFTFGTSGTTSIPVAGFGAQFGKNKETTAEVAAASKPLTNPLGSGFGAQFGKKPGQWDCDVCAVRNQASSNSCVSCQTPNHAAKTVVDRAAASKPLTNPLGSGFGAQFGKKPGQWDCDVCAVRNQASSNSCVSCQTPNHAAKTVVDRAAASKPLTNPLGSGFGAQFSKKPGQWDCDVCAVRNQASSNSCVSCQTPNPSAKSTVAVAPPPKPTVSGFGDLFAKRDRQWDCDTCLVRNDASVSKCVSCQTPNASSTSSLGAMFAKQGGQWDCDTCLVRNDSSASQCVSCQTPNTKSTATPSSSSFSFSFGSQSTSTQPVGNVFKANFNSDSSFQFGTSKVDTGAPASFKFETPQAESSGSSAAGFSFNMPVPAGGFKFGTQETAKETPPDETQTPASGSASMFLKNIAEQHREKEKESDVGIPASVPSVDNTDENGKPNDFSFADLAKNSQGDFKFGQTDSNCKEFSHGGEQLFTSLQSNQWADTSADQDEEDVYKTEENDDIQFEPVVQMPDKVDLVTGEEDEQALYSQRVKLFRFDGDISQWKERGVGVLKFLKNATNGRLRVLMRREQVLKVCANHWITTTMNLKPLAGSDKAWMWLANDFSEGDAKLEQLAAKFKTPELAEEFKLKFEECQRLLLDIPLQTPHKLVDTGRTAHLIQKAEEMKSGLKDLKSFLTDDKTKIKEDDSQANITTASNTSGLIIKPHVESTGPTLEWDNYDLREEALDDSADTSVYTSPLASSPIRKNLFCFGESTAGFNFSFQPVISPTKSPAKLNQSGVSVDEEQDVTQEEERDGLYFEPVVPLPDLVEISTGEENENVCFSHRAKLYRYDKDLNQWKERGIGDLKILQNYDTKRVRLLMRRDQVLKICANHWVTSSMKLEPMKGAEKAWVWSAIDFAEVAEGNVEQLAVRFKLQDVANYFRDIFDRAKTAQENEILVTPIASCETLPPEVATAPGMTVCGQAAVAILEETTRERTELTSETFHTPDSTSTPHSPLNPSKMVMSPPKFLFGTDSLQKIFGSSLLLSKEDGSSESTKAKDSGWTSQSSPAFKIPEKGLDFRLFKDNPMAFWTSTSSTQFEPPAPPQARADDDSEVEVVYERQPTAEQAALARELLLPLTFFCYQNEPGNTNDDQTDDEDFETAVKALNGKLYPDPPERKAANSAAQAEIGAEGLYPEVEVVLEKRSTPDEEQKAKPLQLPPTFSDVVGKAEKDQPEDFKTEDAERSAHPVSSEAVSSSTGDTVPEQQFPDQSPSSQVQVPDLSEAEAEFPAQSVTIQEAEVQQTPDQSDSTPTRSQTAVSSSGEQAQTSNPSAKPVACAPALVTASFGFGAQFVKKPGQWECDACLVRNEESASSCVSCQTPNPAASSGKQAPDQSDSTPAATSSSPIDLSTKKTSEPDSTSTFTTTITQDAPNSFGSLGFSDLGGEGISFADLAQNTGGEFAFGKQDSNFSWANAGATLFGAAASPNAEGGEERSHEEDANNVEIHFDPIVTLPEVETKSGEEDEEILFKERTKLYRWERDLGQWKERGVGDIKILFHPDKRFYRVLMRREQVLKVCANHTICQSMELKPMNTSNQALVWTATDFAEGEGKVEQLAAKFKTAELAECFRKTFCECQSRMSPSEASALSPQMSRVQEHSRDSNPQVYLSISADNELLGMVTIELFSHIVPKTAENFRALCTGQKGFGLRNSVFHRIVPDFMCQGGDLTNQDGTGGKSIYGNKFEDENFDVRHTGPGLLSMANHGRDTNNSQFFITLKKAEHLDFKHVAFGFVREGMDVVRRMGELGTKTGKPSKKIVITECGQL is encoded by the exons AGTCACCAGCAACCAGtctactctctccatacagcgAGGAATACtacggccactctcagcccaccACCAACCCTCCCCTCCCTGAGCCTGGCTACTTCACCAAGCCCTCAGTCGTACCTGTCCAACCACCAAAGAGCATTGAGGGGAAGCCTGTGGACTTTGGGAAGATCGCCTTTGGCCAGCAGGTCCCTGCTGAGCCTCTTAAGGTGCCTGGCTTTGGTGCTGGAGTAGTAGCCCAGTCCACTCCATCATCTGCTGCCTTTAAATTCAACTCCAACTTCAAATCCAACGATGGGGACTTTACCTTCAAAGCCAAAAACAGTGAGAACCTGTTGGGGCTTCTGACATCAGACATTCCCACCAAATCGGAGGGCCCCTCAGAGGTTGAGCCTCCTAGCCAGGGAGGGATATTTAGCTTTGGCACTAAAAGCATGGCAGGTTTCTCCTTCAGTGATGCAGCCCAGAGTCGGGACAAACCAAACCTGTTTGAAAAAATTGAACAGCCATTTAGTTTCACTGATCAGACCAAGCCGGTATTTGGGCTGGAAAACACAGCGGTGGAGAAAGGACCGGAGAGCGATAACGACAGCACACATGTGGAGGAAGATGAGGATGGGCCTCACTTTGAGCCCATTGTGCCCCTCCCTGACAAAGTAGATGTGaagactggagaggaggaagaagaggagatgtTCTGTAACAGGTCCAAGCTATTCAGATTTGATGCAGAGACAAAggagtggaaagagagggggatcgGCATAGTCAAAATCCTAAAGCACAATACATCAGGGAAAGTGCGTCTGCTGATGAGGAGGGAGCAGGTTCTGAAGATCTGTGCTAACCACTACATCACGCCAGATATGCTCCTGAAACCAATTGCTGGCTCTGACAAGTCCTGGGTTTGGAATGCCATTGATTATGCAGATGAGGAACCAAGGCCTGAGCAACTGGCCATCCGGTATAAAACGGCAGACGAGGCATTGCTCTTCAAAACAAAGTTTGAAGAGGCTCAGAAGATAGTTCCCAAATCTCCAGAAAAGCTGCAAGATCAGCCAGATAGGAAAGCAACTTCTCCTAATTCATCTGCTCCTCAGGTGACAAACTTTGCTGCCCAGTTTGCAAAGAAGGACGGGGAGTGGCACTGCAATGTGTGTTATGTAAGAAATGCTGCTACAATTATGCAGTGTGTTGCCTGTCAGACTGCCAACCCTAATTccctgtcagagacagacagcaaactGGCTACTGAAACCAAAGGCTTTACTAGTGAGGCAGCTTCAGTGAGAGGATTTACTTTTGGATTTGGAGCTGACTTGTCAAAAGACACAAGCAGCGCAGGATCTATTGGAAAGGGATTTGGGGCTTTTGGAGCTCAGATACCCTCCTCCTTTACGTTTGGAACCAGTGGCACCACTTCTATACCTGTTGCTGGTTTTGGAGCCCAGTTTGGTAAGAATAAAGAAACCACAGCAGAAGTAGCAGCAGCATCAAAGCCCTTAACCAATCCATTAGGTTCTGGATTTG GTGCCCAGTTTGGCAAAAAGCCAGGGCAGTGGGACTGTGACGTGTGTGCTGTAAGAAACCAGGCCTCCTCAAACAGTTGTGTTTCTTGTCAAACTCCAAACCATGCAGCCAAAACTGTTGTAGATAGAGCAGCAGCATCAAAGCCCTTAACCAATCCATTAGGTTCTGGATTTGGTGCCCAGTTTGGCAAAAAGCCAGGGCAGTGGGACTGTGACGTGTGTGCTGTAAGAAACCAGGCCTCCTCAAACAGTTGTGTTTCTTGTCAAACTCCAAACCATGCAGCCAAAACTGTTGTAGATAGAGCAGCAGCATCAAAGCCCTTAACCAATCCATTAGGTTCTGGATTTGGTGCCCAGTTTAGCAAAAAGCCAGGGCAGTGGGACTGTGACGTGTGTGCTGTAAGAAACCAGGCCTCCTCAAACAGTTGTGTTTCTTGTCAAACTCCAAATCCCTCAGCAAAATCAACAGTTGCGGTAGCACCACCACCAAAGCCAACAGTGTCGGGATTTGGTGATCTTTTTGCTAAGAGGGACAGACAATGGGACTGTGACACCTGTCTAGTGAGGAATGATGCATCAGTTTCTAAGTGTGTTTCCTGCCAGACACCCAATGCTAGCAGCACCTCCTCTCTTGGGGCCATGTTTGCCAAACAGGGGGGACAGTGGGACTGTGACACATGTCTAGTCAGAAACGATAGCTCTgctagtcaatgtgtctcctgtCAGACACCCAACACTAAGAGCACAGCCACCCCCTCCAGCTCATCCTTCAGCTTTAGCTTTGGGAGTCAAAGTACATCTACTCAGCCTGTAGGCAATGTGTTTAAAGCAAACTTCAACAGTGACAGCTCTTTTCAGTTTGGCACAAGCAAAGTTGATACAGGTGCCCCTGCATCCTTCAAGTTTGAGACCCCTCAGGCTGAAAGCAGTGGCTCCAGTGCTGCAGGCTTCTCTTTCAATATGCCCGTCCCAGCAGGTGGCTTTAAGTTTGGCACTCAAGAAACGGCAAAGGAAACCCCACCAGATGAAACTCAGACTCCTGCTTCAGGGTCTGCGTCCATGTTCCTGAAGAATATCGCAGAGCAgcacagagaaaaagagaaggaatCTGACGTTGGTATACCTGCATCAGTGCCTTCAGTGGACAACACTGATGAGAATGGCAAACCTAATGACTTCAGTTTTGCAGATTTGGCTAAGAACTCACAAGGAGACTTCAAGTTTGGACAGACCGATTCCAATTGCAAAGAGTTCAGCCACGGTGGCGAGCAGCTGTTTACTTCCCTTCAGTCAAACCAGTGGGCAGACACTTCCGCTGACCAGGATGAAGAGGATGTATACAAAACAGAAGAGAATGACGATATCCAGTTTGAACCTGTGGTCCAGATGCCTGATAAAGTGGACCTGGTcacaggagaggaggatgaacAGGCCCTTTACTCACAGAGAGTAAAGCTCTTCAGGTTTGACGGAGACATCAGCCAgtggaaggagaggggtgttggAGTCCTAAAGTTCCTGAAGAATGCCACCAACGGCAGGCTGAGGGTGCTGATGAGGAGAGAGCAGGTCCTAAAGGTGTGTGCCAACCACTGGATCACCACCACCATGAACTTGAAGCCCTTGGCTGGTTCCGACAAAGCTTGGATGTGGCTTGCTAATGACTTCTCAGAAGGAGATGCCAAACTGGAGCAACTCGCTGCCAAGTTTAAAACCCCGGAGCTGGCTGAGGAGTTCAAGCTTAAGTTTGAGGAGTGTCAGAGGCTCCTGTTGGACATCCCACTGCAGACTCCTCACAAGCTTGTTGACACAGGCAGAACTGCACATCTCATCCAGAAGGCAGAGGAGATGAAGTCCGGTCTGAAAGACCTTAAATCCTTCCTGACTGATGACAAAACAAAGATCAAGGAGGATGACAGCCAAGCTAACATCACAACAGCCAGTAACACCTCTGGTCTGATCATCAAGCCCCACGTGGAGAGCACTGGGCCTACCTTAGAATGGGACAACTATGACCTGAGAGAGGAGGCTCTGGACGACAGTGCTGACACATCTGTCTACACCTCACCCCTGGCAAGCAGCCCTATCAGGAAGAACCTCTTCTGCTTTGGAGAATCCACAGCTGGCTTTAACTTCAGCTTCCAGCCTGTCATCAGTCCTACCAAGTCACCGGCCAAGCTGAACCAGAGCGGGGTGTCTGTGGACGAGGAGCAAGACGTGacccaggaggaggagagggatggccTGTACTTTGAGCCTGTGGTTCCCCTGCCAGACCTGGTGGAGATCTCTACTGGAGAGGAGAATGAAAATGTGTGTTTCAGCCACAGAGCAAAGCTGTATCGCTATGACAAAGACCTGAACCAGTGGAAGGAGAGGGGCATTGGAGACCTTAAGATACTGCAGAACTACGACACCAAACGAGTCAGACTCCTCATGAGGCGGGACCAAGTCCTGAAGATCTGCGCCAACCACTGGGTCACGTCTTCTATGAAGTTGGAGCCCATGAAGGGTGCTGAGAAGGCCTGGGTCTGGAGTGCCATTGACTTTGCTGAGGTAGCTGAGGGAAATGTGGAGCAGTTAGCAGTGCGGTTTAAACTGCAGGATGTGGCCAACTATTTCAGAGACATCTTTGACAGGGCTAAAACCGCCCAAGAGAATGAGATTCTGGTCACTCCCATAGCCTCATGTGAGACCCTTCCTCCGGAGGTAGCAACAGCTCCAGGGATGACAGTGTGTGGACAGGCTGCTGTGGCCATCCTGGAGGAGACCACCAGAGAACGGACAGAGCTGACTTCTGAGACTTTCCACACCCCTGACAGCACTTCCACACCACACAGCCCTCTCAACCCCTCTAAGATGGTGATGTCTCCTCCCAAGTTCCTCTTCGGAACTGACTCTCTCCAGAAGATCTTTGGCAGCAGCCTCCTTTTGTCCAAGGAGGATGGTTCTTCAGAAAGCACCAAGGCTAAAGACAGCGGTTGGACCTCCCAGTCCTCACCTGCATTCAAAATCCCAGAAAAGG GATTGGATTTTAGGCTTTTCAAAGATAACCCAATGGCTTTTTGGACCAGCACCTCATCCACCCAATTTGAGCCCCCAG CACCCCCCCAGGCACGGGCTGATGATGACAGTGAGGTGGAGGTGGTGTACGAGAGGCAGCCGACTGCGGAGCAGGCTGCTTTGGCCAGGGAACTCTTGCTGCCTCTCACCTTCTTCTGCTACCAGAACGAACCAGGAAACACTAATGACGACCAGACGGACG ATGAGGACTTTGAGACTGCAGTTAAAGCGCTGAACGGAAAACTTTACCCGGATCCTCCTGAGAGAAAGGCTGCAAATTCTG CAGCTCAGGCCGAGATAGGTGCTGAGGGTCTGTACCCGGAGGTTGAGGTGGTGTTGGAGAAGAGGTCTACTCCAGATGAGGAGCAGAAAGCCAAGCCGCTGCAGCTGCCTCCAACTTTTTCTGATGTAGTCGGCAAGGCAGAGAAAGACCAGCCAGAGGACTTCAAGACAGAG gaTGCAGAGAGAAGCGCACACCCTGTTTCATCTGAGGCTGTGTCCTCCAGCACCGGCGATACAGTGCCAGAACAACAGTTCCCAGACCAGTCCCCCAGCAGCCAGGTACAGGTTCCAGATCTGTCTGAGGCAGAGGCGGAGTTCCCAGctcagtcagtaaccatccaGGAGGCAGAGGTCCAGCAGACTCCAGATCAGTCAGACTCCACTCCAACACGGTCTCAGACTGCGGTCTCCAGCAGCGGGGAGCAGGCTCAAACTTCAAACCCTTCAGCAAAACCTGTTGCTTGTGCCCCAGCTTTGGTGACTGCCTCATTTGGATTTGGTGCACAGTTTGTCAAAAAGCCAGGGCAGTGGGAGTGTGACGCATGTCTTGTTAGAAATGAGGAGTCTGCAAGCAGTTGTGTTTCTTGTCAAACTCCAAACCCTGCAGCCAGCAGTGGTAAGCAGGCTCCAGATCAGTCAGACTCTACTCCTGCAGCTACCAGCAGCAGCCCTATAGACCTGTCTACCAAGAAGACCTCTGAGCCGGACTCCACATCGACATTTACGACAACCATTACTCAGG ATGCTCCAAACTCATTTGGCTCCTTGGGCTTCAGTGATCTGGGAGGGGAAGGGATCTCCTTCGCTGATCTGGCACAGAACACCGGGGGTGAATTCGCCTTCGGAAAACAAG ATTCTAACTTCTCGTGGGCGAATGCCGGGGCTACGTTGTTTGGAGCTGCAGCCTCACCCAATgctgaaggaggggaggagaggagtcatGAAGAGGACGCTAATAATGTAGAAATTCACTTTGATCCCATAGTCACCCTACCAGAG gtgGAGACTAAGTcaggggaggaggatgaggagatccTGTTTAAGGAGCGTACCAAGCTGTACCGCTGGGAGAGAGACCTGGGCCAGtggaaggagaggggtgtgggAGACATCAAGATCCTCTTCCACCCCGATAAGAGGTTCTACCGGGTGCTGATGAGGAGGGAGCAGGTGCTGAAGGTGTGTGCCAATCACACCATCTGCCAGAGCATGGAGCTCAAACCCATGAACACCTCTAACCAAGCCCTCGTCTGGACCGCTACCGACTTTGCAG AGGGTGAGGGTAAGGTGGAGCAGTTGGCAGCCAAGTTCAAAACAGCAGAGCTGGCTGAGTGTTTCAGGAAGACCTTCTGTGAGTGTCAGAGCCGTATGAGCCCATCAGAGGCCTCGGCCCTCTCCCCCCAGATGTCCAGGGTCCAGGAACATTCCAGAGACTCCAACCCCCAG GTgtacctctccatctctgctgACAACGAGCTGCTGGGAATGGTCACCATAGAACTGTTCTCTCACATTGTCCCCAAGACGGCTGAGAACTTCAGAGCGCTGTGTACAGGACAGAAAGGCTTCGGGCTGCGCAACTCTGTCTTCCACAGGATCGTACCGGACTTCATGTGTCAG GGTGGCGACCTCACCAACCAGGACGGGACAGGAGGGAAGTCCATCTACGGGAACAAGTTTGAGGATGAGAACTTTGACGTGCGCCACACGGGTCCGGGGCTGCTGTCCATGGCCAACCATGGCCGAGACACCAACAACTCCCAGTTCTTCATCACATTGAAGAAGGCTGAGCACCTGGACTTTAAACACGTGGCCTTTGGCTTCGTCAGAGAGGGCATGGATGTGGTCCGCAGAATGGGAGAGCTGGGCACCAAAACTGGCAAACCCAGCAAGAAGATTGTCATCACCGAATGTGGACAACTGTAG